A section of the Roseomonas marmotae genome encodes:
- the ureG gene encoding urease accessory protein UreG, translating into MSNGPFRVGIGGPVGSGKTALTDRLCKHLRDRHNIAVITNDIYTREDAEFLTRSGALAPERIIGVETGGCPHTAIREDASINLAAVDEMNARFPGLEVLFIESGGDNLAATFSPELADLTIYVIDVSAGDKIPRKGGPGITRSDLLVINKTDLAPLVGADLGVMDRDARKMRGQRPFIFTNLKAGQGVAEIADFILKAGGIVT; encoded by the coding sequence ATGAGTAACGGTCCTTTCCGTGTCGGCATCGGTGGTCCCGTCGGTTCCGGCAAGACGGCGCTGACGGACCGGCTGTGCAAGCATCTGCGCGACCGCCACAACATCGCCGTCATCACCAACGACATCTACACGCGGGAGGATGCCGAATTCCTGACGCGCAGCGGCGCGCTGGCGCCCGAGCGCATCATCGGCGTGGAGACCGGCGGCTGCCCGCATACCGCCATCCGCGAGGATGCCAGCATCAACCTCGCCGCCGTCGACGAGATGAATGCCCGCTTCCCCGGGCTGGAAGTATTGTTCATCGAAAGCGGCGGGGACAACCTGGCCGCCACCTTCAGCCCGGAGCTGGCGGACCTGACCATCTATGTCATCGACGTCTCGGCCGGCGACAAGATCCCGCGCAAGGGCGGGCCTGGCATCACGCGCTCCGACCTGCTGGTCATCAACAAGACCGACCTGGCGCCGCTGGTGGGCGCCGATCTCGGCGTGATGGACCGGGATGCGAGGAAGATGCGGGGGCAGCGACCCTTCATCTTCACCAACCTCAAGGCCGGTCAGGGCGTAGCCGAGATCGCTGATTTCATCCTGAAAGCCGGAGGGATCGTGACATGA
- a CDS encoding SDR family oxidoreductase produces the protein MAGRLQGKRCFVTAAGQGIGRAAALAYAREGATVVATDRDAGKLAGLPEAGITALALDVLDDAALRSTIEANGPFDVVFNCAGFVHQNDVLSATDEEWDFAFALNVRAQWKVIQAALPGMLAQGGGAIVNMASAAGSVKGVANRFVYGTTKAAVVGLTKSVAADFVTRGIRCNCVCPGTVDTPSLGERIAANAGSAGGLEAARAAFVARQAMGRLATAEEIAELVLYLSAPESTFVTAQAIVIDGGWTN, from the coding sequence ATGGCCGGAAGGCTGCAAGGAAAGCGCTGCTTCGTGACGGCGGCGGGGCAGGGCATCGGCCGCGCCGCCGCGCTGGCCTATGCGCGGGAAGGCGCCACGGTGGTCGCCACCGACCGCGATGCGGGAAAGCTGGCGGGCCTGCCGGAGGCAGGCATCACCGCGCTGGCGCTGGATGTGCTGGACGATGCCGCCCTCCGCTCCACCATCGAGGCCAATGGACCCTTCGACGTGGTCTTCAACTGCGCCGGCTTCGTGCATCAGAACGATGTGCTGAGCGCGACGGACGAGGAATGGGATTTCGCCTTCGCGCTGAACGTGCGGGCGCAGTGGAAGGTGATCCAGGCCGCGCTGCCGGGCATGCTGGCCCAGGGCGGCGGCGCCATCGTGAACATGGCTTCCGCCGCCGGCTCGGTGAAGGGTGTCGCCAACCGCTTCGTCTATGGCACCACCAAGGCCGCCGTGGTCGGGCTGACCAAGAGCGTGGCCGCCGATTTCGTCACCAGGGGCATCCGCTGCAACTGCGTCTGCCCCGGCACGGTCGATACCCCCTCGCTCGGTGAGCGGATCGCCGCCAATGCCGGCAGCGCCGGCGGGCTGGAGGCCGCGCGTGCCGCCTTCGTCGCCCGGCAGGCCATGGGCCGGCTGGCCACGGCCGAGGAGATCGCCGAACTCGTGCTCTATCTCTCCGCGCCCGAAAGCACCTTTGTCACTGCCCAGGCCATCGTCATCGACGGCGGCTGGACCAACTGA
- a CDS encoding fumarylacetoacetate hydrolase family protein, with protein MKLLRYGPPGQEKPGLLDAHGEIRDLSGVLPDFSGDALSPAGLARLAGIDPASLPAVSGSPRLGPPVAHMKNFVCIGLNYADHAAETGAAIPKEPIIFLKSLGALCGPNDDVQIPKDSQKTDWEVELAIVIGSRAKNVTEAEAMDYVAGYTVCNDVSEREFQIERGGQWDKGKGHDTFGPLGPWLVTKDEVPDPQDLAMFCEVDGHRYQDGSTRTMIFGVQKLVSYVSHFITLHPGDVITTGTPPGVGMGQKPPVYLKPGQTIRLGIAGLGEQVQKTVAVS; from the coding sequence ATGAAGCTGCTGCGTTACGGCCCGCCGGGCCAGGAGAAGCCGGGCCTGCTGGACGCCCATGGCGAGATCCGCGACCTCTCCGGCGTGCTGCCGGATTTCTCGGGCGACGCGCTCTCCCCCGCCGGGCTGGCCCGGCTGGCGGGGATCGATCCGGCCTCCCTGCCCGCCGTCAGTGGCAGCCCGCGCCTCGGCCCGCCGGTGGCGCATATGAAGAACTTCGTCTGCATCGGCCTGAACTATGCCGACCATGCGGCGGAGACGGGGGCCGCCATCCCGAAGGAGCCCATCATCTTCCTGAAGTCGCTGGGCGCCCTCTGCGGCCCCAATGACGACGTGCAGATCCCGAAGGACAGCCAGAAGACCGACTGGGAAGTCGAGCTGGCCATCGTCATCGGCAGCCGGGCCAAGAATGTCACCGAGGCCGAGGCGATGGACTATGTCGCCGGCTATACCGTCTGCAACGACGTCTCCGAGCGCGAATTCCAGATCGAGCGCGGCGGCCAGTGGGACAAGGGCAAGGGCCACGACACCTTCGGCCCGCTGGGCCCCTGGCTGGTGACGAAGGACGAGGTGCCGGACCCGCAGGACCTCGCCATGTTCTGCGAGGTGGACGGCCACCGCTACCAGGACGGCTCCACGCGCACCATGATCTTCGGCGTGCAGAAGCTGGTCTCCTACGTCTCCCACTTCATCACGCTGCATCCGGGCGATGTCATCACGACAGGCACGCCGCCGGGCGTGGGCATGGGCCAGAAGCCGCCCGTCTATCTGAAGCCGGGCCAGACCATCCGCCTCGGCATCGCCGGCCTGGGAGAGCAGGTGCAGAAGACCGTCGCGGTCAGCTGA
- a CDS encoding cold-shock protein, which translates to MTIGTVKWFNTTKGFGFIQPEDGSKDVFVHISDVQRAGLQGLNEGERVEFELQRGRDGKVSAGNLRRT; encoded by the coding sequence ATGACCATCGGTACCGTCAAGTGGTTCAACACGACCAAGGGTTTTGGCTTCATTCAGCCGGAGGACGGCTCGAAGGATGTGTTCGTGCACATCTCCGACGTCCAGCGCGCCGGCCTGCAGGGCCTGAACGAAGGCGAGCGCGTCGAGTTCGAGCTGCAGCGTGGCCGCGACGGCAAGGTTTCCGCCGGTAACCTCCGCCGCACCTGA
- the htpX gene encoding zinc metalloprotease HtpX, whose translation MGGYLRTTILLAAMTALFVAVGGMLGGRSGMMVALAVACATNLFAWWGSDKMVLRMYNAHPIGPQDAPALWRMTEALAARAGLPMPALYLIQERQPNAFATGRNPQNAAVAVNTGLLELMPEDEVAGVIAHELTHIRNRDTLIMTVTACLAGAIGMLAQFGWLFGGARDRERGPGPLVGLLIMLLAPLAAAIVQMAISRAREYEADKGAAEITGNPAGLANALMRLEQGRVLPNPEAESNPATAHMFIINPLSGARMDGLFSTHPRTENRVAALMEMAQRMGGPRGGWSGPASAAPMRGSVPGTGRGGPWSRGAARPAARPPRGPWG comes from the coding sequence ATGGGCGGATATCTGCGAACAACCATCCTGCTGGCGGCGATGACGGCGCTTTTCGTGGCGGTCGGCGGGATGCTGGGCGGGCGGAGCGGCATGATGGTGGCGCTGGCCGTGGCCTGCGCGACCAATCTCTTCGCCTGGTGGGGCAGCGACAAGATGGTGCTGCGGATGTACAACGCGCATCCGATCGGGCCGCAGGACGCGCCGGCGCTCTGGCGGATGACGGAGGCCCTGGCCGCGCGGGCGGGGCTGCCGATGCCGGCGCTCTATCTGATCCAGGAACGCCAGCCGAATGCCTTCGCCACCGGCCGCAACCCGCAGAACGCTGCGGTGGCGGTGAATACCGGCCTGCTGGAGCTGATGCCGGAGGATGAGGTGGCGGGCGTCATCGCCCATGAGCTGACGCATATCCGCAACCGCGACACGCTGATCATGACCGTCACCGCCTGCCTGGCGGGCGCCATAGGTATGCTGGCGCAGTTCGGCTGGCTGTTCGGCGGGGCGCGGGACCGGGAGCGGGGGCCGGGCCCGCTGGTGGGGCTGCTGATCATGCTGCTGGCGCCGCTGGCGGCGGCCATCGTGCAGATGGCCATCAGCCGGGCGCGGGAATACGAGGCCGACAAGGGCGCTGCCGAGATCACCGGCAACCCCGCGGGCCTCGCCAATGCGCTGATGCGGCTGGAGCAGGGGCGGGTCCTGCCGAACCCGGAGGCCGAGTCCAATCCGGCGACGGCGCATATGTTCATCATCAACCCGCTCTCCGGCGCGCGGATGGACGGGCTGTTCTCCACCCATCCCCGCACCGAGAACCGCGTGGCGGCGCTGATGGAGATGGCGCAGCGGATGGGCGGCCCGCGCGGTGGCTGGAGCGGCCCGGCCAGCGCGGCGCCGATGCGCGGCTCCGTGCCGGGCACCGGCCGGGGCGGGCCCTGGTCGCGCGGCGCGGCGCGGCCGGCGGCGCGGCCGCCACGCGGCCCCTGGGGCTGA
- a CDS encoding urease accessory protein UreE — protein sequence MAEATLPRATQVLHAGHWQARTAKDVITVDFDDRHRRRRRYTAEKGLSFLLDLPEAVALRDGDGLLLEGGGVVLVRAAPEPLIEVRGQGTEHLLRLAWHLGNRHLPAEIGPDRILIREDHVILRMLQGLGATTARVEAPFNPEGGAYGEHNRHTGHQHGELHDHGDGHFHSH from the coding sequence ATGGCCGAAGCCACCCTGCCCCGCGCTACCCAGGTCCTGCATGCCGGCCACTGGCAGGCACGTACGGCGAAGGATGTCATCACCGTCGATTTCGACGACCGCCACCGTCGCCGCAGGCGCTACACGGCTGAGAAAGGCCTGAGCTTCCTGCTGGACCTTCCCGAAGCCGTCGCGCTGCGCGATGGCGACGGGCTGCTGCTGGAAGGCGGCGGCGTGGTGCTGGTGCGCGCCGCGCCGGAGCCGCTGATCGAAGTGCGCGGGCAGGGCACGGAGCACCTGCTGCGGCTGGCCTGGCACCTGGGCAACCGGCACCTGCCCGCCGAGATCGGCCCCGACCGCATCCTGATCCGCGAGGACCACGTCATCCTGCGGATGTTGCAGGGCCTCGGCGCCACCACGGCCAGGGTGGAGGCGCCTTTCAACCCCGAAGGCGGTGCCTATGGCGAGCACAACCGCCATACCGGCCATCAGCACGGCGAATTGCATGACCACGGCGATGGCCACTTCCACAGCCATTGA
- a CDS encoding alpha/beta hydrolase: MRRRMLLAAPLVASPLLLPAAGPVSAQPAGVVLEEFLVPSGPGIQLYLRNKRPEGATTARADRVVLCVHDGTFPASTSFDLSAGGVSWMDYMAGRGFDVWCLDLRNYGRSTREAAMGQPPGGQPLTPSRDALADIAAAAAFIREKLGVPKLVHLGWGWGAGLMGRFATENAALVDRLVLYAPEWPAEARPAQASASQANASQANGAARTAPGLPSYRSLTRAEVRARWVEGVPDNRRGALFPAGWYEHWADTTFAADPEGARQVPSVLRVPNGAAAERQSGQPPFDAARVTVPTLITLAEWDHEAPAAQALALFQALTAVPSKRMVLLGEGTHGIMLERNRGALFQAVQVFLEEGLTG, translated from the coding sequence ATGCGCCGCCGCATGCTGCTCGCTGCCCCGTTGGTCGCTTCCCCCTTGCTGCTGCCCGCGGCGGGTCCCGTCTCCGCCCAGCCGGCGGGGGTGGTGCTGGAGGAATTCCTGGTGCCCTCCGGCCCGGGCATCCAGCTCTATCTGCGGAACAAGCGGCCGGAGGGGGCGACGACGGCGCGGGCGGACCGGGTGGTGCTCTGTGTCCATGACGGCACCTTCCCCGCCAGCACCAGCTTCGACCTGTCGGCGGGCGGCGTCTCCTGGATGGATTACATGGCCGGGCGCGGCTTCGATGTCTGGTGCCTGGACCTGCGGAATTACGGCCGCTCGACTCGGGAGGCGGCGATGGGCCAGCCGCCGGGCGGCCAGCCGCTGACCCCCAGCCGGGATGCCCTGGCCGATATCGCCGCCGCCGCCGCCTTCATCCGCGAGAAGCTGGGCGTGCCGAAGCTGGTGCATCTGGGCTGGGGCTGGGGCGCCGGGCTGATGGGGCGCTTCGCCACCGAAAATGCCGCGCTGGTGGACCGCCTGGTGCTCTATGCGCCGGAATGGCCGGCGGAGGCCAGGCCCGCTCAGGCCAGTGCTTCCCAGGCCAATGCGTCCCAGGCCAATGGCGCGGCCCGGACGGCGCCGGGCCTGCCCTCCTACCGCAGCCTGACCCGGGCCGAGGTACGCGCCCGCTGGGTGGAAGGGGTGCCGGACAACCGGCGCGGCGCCCTCTTCCCCGCCGGCTGGTACGAGCACTGGGCCGACACCACCTTCGCCGCCGACCCGGAAGGGGCGCGGCAGGTGCCTTCCGTGCTGCGGGTGCCGAATGGCGCGGCGGCAGAGCGGCAATCCGGCCAGCCGCCTTTCGACGCCGCCAGGGTCACGGTGCCGACCCTGATCACCCTGGCGGAATGGGACCACGAGGCGCCGGCCGCCCAGGCCCTGGCCCTGTTCCAGGCCCTGACGGCCGTCCCCTCCAAGCGGATGGTGCTGCTGGGGGAGGGGACGCATGGGATCATGCTGGAGCGGAACCGTGGTGCGCTTTTCCAGGCGGTGCAGGTCTTTCTCGAAGAGGGTTTGACGGGCTAA
- a CDS encoding urease accessory protein UreF, which translates to MATSTAIDAAALQRLLSWLSPAYPVGAYTYSHGLERAVEDGAVRDRATLVDYLRSVLEAGAGRIDAALLAAAFRAAEAGGDAALDDVADLAAAWRGTAETALETMAQGSAFLRVTTAAWPDARLAAFARRHGSSIAHPVALGAAAAWQGVPLRAALFGFLSAFAANIVSAGVRLVPLGQTDGQVATAALLPVIEAATEAGLTADPDRLGTAAPMLDLFSLRHETQYTRLFRS; encoded by the coding sequence ATGGCCACTTCCACAGCCATTGACGCCGCGGCCCTGCAAAGGCTGCTGAGCTGGCTTTCCCCGGCCTATCCCGTCGGCGCCTATACCTATAGCCACGGGCTGGAACGCGCGGTGGAGGACGGGGCGGTGCGCGACCGCGCCACGCTGGTCGATTACCTCCGCAGCGTGCTGGAGGCCGGGGCCGGGCGGATCGACGCGGCCCTGCTGGCCGCTGCCTTCCGCGCCGCTGAGGCCGGTGGCGACGCGGCCCTGGACGATGTCGCCGACCTCGCCGCCGCCTGGCGCGGCACGGCCGAGACGGCGCTGGAGACCATGGCCCAGGGCAGCGCCTTCCTGCGCGTCACCACCGCCGCCTGGCCGGATGCGCGGCTGGCAGCCTTCGCCCGGCGGCATGGCAGCAGCATCGCGCATCCCGTGGCGCTGGGCGCGGCCGCCGCCTGGCAGGGGGTGCCGCTGCGCGCGGCGCTTTTCGGCTTTCTCTCGGCTTTCGCGGCCAATATCGTCTCGGCGGGCGTGCGGCTGGTGCCTCTGGGGCAGACGGATGGGCAGGTCGCCACCGCCGCCCTGCTACCGGTTATCGAGGCTGCGACGGAAGCCGGCCTCACCGCCGATCCCGACCGCCTCGGCACTGCCGCGCCGATGCTTGACCTCTTCTCCCTGCGTCACGAGACGCAATACACGAGGCTCTTCCGCTCATGA
- the pncA gene encoding bifunctional nicotinamidase/pyrazinamidase gives MNPTDLLLVTDVQPDFMPGGALPAPDGDAVVPVINRLLTRFDHAVATQDWHPADHASFASQHAGRKPFESVMLSYGEQVLWPDHCVQGTPGAALHPALDTRRIELVIRKGFRKSIDSYSAFRENDRSTNTGLHGYLRERGFKRIFVCGLARGYCTDFSAEDAADLGYEVVLIEDACRGITPEATAAGTARLLAKGVRILASDAL, from the coding sequence ATGAACCCCACAGACCTGCTGCTGGTGACGGATGTGCAGCCGGACTTCATGCCCGGCGGCGCGCTGCCGGCGCCGGATGGCGATGCGGTGGTGCCCGTCATCAACCGCCTGCTGACGCGCTTCGACCATGCCGTGGCGACGCAGGACTGGCACCCGGCGGACCATGCCTCCTTCGCCAGCCAGCATGCGGGGCGGAAGCCTTTCGAGAGCGTCATGCTGTCCTATGGCGAACAGGTGCTCTGGCCCGACCACTGCGTGCAGGGCACCCCCGGCGCCGCGCTGCATCCGGCGCTGGACACGCGGCGGATCGAACTGGTGATCCGCAAGGGATTCCGGAAGTCCATCGACAGCTACTCGGCTTTCCGCGAGAACGACCGCAGCACCAACACCGGCCTGCATGGCTACCTGCGGGAACGCGGCTTCAAACGTATCTTCGTCTGTGGTCTGGCGCGCGGCTATTGCACGGATTTCAGCGCCGAGGATGCCGCCGATCTCGGCTACGAGGTGGTGCTGATCGAGGATGCCTGCCGCGGCATCACGCCCGAGGCCACCGCCGCCGGCACCGCCCGCCTGCTGGCCAAGGGCGTGCGCATCCTCGCCAGCGACGCCCTGTAA
- a CDS encoding IlvD/Edd family dehydratase, which translates to MDQTKKQFRLRSQRWFDDPEDPGMTALYIERFLNFGMTRGELQSGKPIIGIAQTGSDIAPCNRHHLALAERVKAGIRDAGGIPLEFPIHPIQETGKRPTAALDRNLAYLSLVEILHGYPLDGVVLTTGCDKTTPACLMGAATVNIPAIVLSGGPMLDGHWKGRLSGSGTIVWEARKQLAAGEINYDGFMQMVASSATSVGHCNTMGTALSMNSLAEALGMSLPGCASIPAAYRERGQMAHATGMRIVDMVRENLRPSDIMTREAFENTIVLASAIGASSNCPPHLVAIARHMGVELTTEDWQAIGADIPLLVDCQPAGRFLGEAFYRGGGVQSVMKELYDAGKLHGGVRTVSGKTLAEDLERAPLPDREVIRAYDTPLKEQAGFVVLSGNLFDSAVMKVSVIDKKFRERFLSDPEDVFEGKVIVFEGPEDYHDRIEDPELGVDEHTVLVIRNCGPVGYPGSAEVVNMQPPGAMIKAGIDSLPTMGDGRQSGTSASPSILNVSPEAAVGGGLALLRSGDPIRIDLKTRKVDVLIPAEEMEARRAAWTPPKLLNKTPWEEIYRSMVGQLGTGGCLEPATLYLNILETRGESRHNH; encoded by the coding sequence ATGGACCAGACCAAGAAGCAGTTCAGGCTTCGTAGCCAGCGTTGGTTCGACGACCCGGAAGACCCGGGCATGACCGCGCTCTATATCGAGCGCTTCCTGAATTTCGGCATGACGCGGGGTGAGTTGCAGTCGGGCAAGCCGATCATCGGCATCGCCCAGACCGGCAGCGACATCGCGCCCTGCAACCGCCACCACCTGGCCCTGGCCGAGCGCGTGAAGGCCGGTATCCGCGACGCCGGCGGCATTCCCCTCGAATTCCCGATCCATCCGATCCAGGAGACCGGCAAGCGCCCGACGGCGGCGCTGGACCGCAACCTGGCCTATCTGTCGCTGGTGGAGATCCTGCACGGCTATCCGCTGGATGGCGTGGTGCTGACCACCGGCTGCGACAAGACGACGCCCGCCTGCCTGATGGGCGCGGCCACCGTGAACATCCCGGCCATCGTGCTCTCCGGCGGGCCGATGCTGGACGGGCACTGGAAGGGGCGGCTCTCCGGTTCCGGCACCATCGTCTGGGAAGCGCGCAAGCAGCTCGCGGCCGGCGAGATCAACTACGACGGCTTCATGCAGATGGTGGCCTCTTCCGCCACCTCCGTCGGCCACTGCAACACCATGGGCACGGCGCTGTCGATGAACTCGCTGGCGGAGGCGCTGGGCATGTCGCTGCCGGGCTGCGCCAGCATCCCCGCCGCCTATCGCGAGCGCGGACAGATGGCGCACGCCACGGGCATGCGGATCGTGGATATGGTGCGGGAGAACCTGCGCCCCAGCGACATCATGACGCGTGAGGCCTTCGAGAATACCATCGTCCTGGCCAGCGCCATCGGCGCCTCCTCCAATTGCCCGCCGCACCTCGTGGCCATCGCCCGCCACATGGGCGTGGAGCTGACCACCGAGGACTGGCAGGCCATCGGCGCCGATATCCCGCTGCTGGTGGATTGCCAGCCGGCCGGCCGCTTCCTGGGCGAGGCCTTCTATCGCGGCGGCGGCGTCCAGTCCGTGATGAAGGAGCTGTACGACGCCGGCAAGCTGCATGGCGGCGTGAGGACCGTCAGCGGCAAGACCCTGGCCGAGGACCTGGAGCGGGCGCCGCTGCCGGACCGCGAGGTGATCCGCGCCTATGACACGCCGCTGAAGGAACAGGCGGGCTTCGTCGTGCTCTCCGGCAATCTCTTCGACAGCGCGGTGATGAAGGTCAGCGTCATCGACAAGAAGTTCCGTGAACGCTTCCTCTCCGACCCCGAGGATGTCTTCGAGGGCAAGGTCATCGTCTTTGAGGGGCCGGAGGATTACCACGACCGCATCGAGGACCCCGAGCTGGGCGTGGACGAGCATACCGTGCTGGTCATCCGCAACTGCGGCCCGGTCGGCTATCCCGGCAGCGCGGAGGTGGTGAACATGCAGCCGCCGGGCGCCATGATCAAAGCCGGCATCGACAGCCTGCCCACCATGGGCGACGGCCGGCAGAGCGGCACTTCCGCCTCTCCCTCCATCCTCAATGTCTCCCCGGAAGCCGCGGTGGGTGGCGGGCTGGCGCTGCTGAGGTCGGGCGACCCGATCCGCATCGACCTCAAGACCCGCAAGGTGGACGTGCTGATCCCGGCGGAGGAGATGGAGGCCCGCCGCGCCGCCTGGACGCCGCCCAAGCTGCTGAACAAGACGCCCTGGGAGGAGATCTACCGCTCCATGGTCGGACAGCTCGGCACCGGCGGCTGCCTGGAGCCGGCGACGCTCTACCTGAACATCCTGGAGACGCGCGGCGAGAGCCGGCACAACCACTAA
- the ureC gene encoding urease subunit alpha: MATRISRTAYAGMYGPTVGDKVRLADTELFAEVERDLTTYGEEVKFGGGKVIRDGMGQSQRTREQGAMDTVITNALIIDHSGIYKADVGLRDGRIAAIGKAGNPDTQPGVDIVIGPGTEIIACEGRILTAGGIDPHIHFICPQQIEEALASGVTTMFGGGTGPAHGTLATTATPGPWHMARMLQAAESFPMNLGFLGKGNAALPGGLEEQIRAGACGLKLHEDWGTTPKAIDTCLRVADKFDIQIAIHTDTLNESGFVEDTIKAIGGRAIQAFHTEGAGGGHAPDVLRVVGEPNFLPSSTNPTMPYTVNTVDEHLDMLMVCHHLDPRIAEDVAFAESRIRKETIASEDILHDLGAISMMSSDSQAMGRVGEVIIRTWQTAHKMKVQRGRLSGETGGNDNLRIRRYIAKYTINPAIAQGVSAHIGSVEAGKLADLVMWSPAFFGVKPEMVLKCGSIAMAPMGDPNASIPTPQPVHYRPMFAGYGRAMQASSVTFVSAAALETDLAGRLGLNRTLLPVANTRGIGKRDMILNGALPRIEIDPETYEVRADGELLICEPAAVLPMAQRYFLF, from the coding sequence ATGGCCACGAGAATCTCCCGCACCGCCTATGCCGGCATGTATGGCCCGACGGTGGGCGACAAGGTACGGCTGGCGGATACGGAACTTTTCGCCGAAGTGGAGCGCGACCTCACCACCTATGGGGAGGAGGTGAAGTTCGGCGGCGGCAAGGTCATCCGCGACGGCATGGGGCAGAGCCAGCGCACCCGCGAGCAGGGCGCGATGGATACCGTCATCACCAATGCGCTGATCATCGACCATAGCGGCATCTACAAGGCCGATGTCGGCCTGCGCGACGGGCGCATCGCCGCCATCGGCAAGGCCGGCAATCCCGATACCCAGCCGGGCGTGGATATCGTCATTGGGCCGGGCACGGAGATCATCGCCTGCGAGGGGCGCATCCTGACCGCCGGCGGCATCGACCCGCATATCCATTTCATCTGCCCCCAGCAGATCGAGGAAGCGCTGGCCTCCGGCGTCACCACCATGTTCGGCGGCGGCACCGGCCCGGCGCATGGCACGCTGGCCACCACCGCCACGCCCGGCCCCTGGCACATGGCGCGGATGCTGCAGGCGGCGGAAAGCTTCCCGATGAATCTGGGCTTCCTCGGCAAGGGCAATGCGGCCCTGCCGGGTGGGCTGGAGGAACAGATCCGCGCCGGTGCCTGCGGGCTGAAGCTGCATGAGGACTGGGGCACCACGCCCAAGGCCATCGACACCTGCCTGCGCGTGGCGGATAAGTTCGACATCCAGATCGCCATCCACACGGATACGCTGAACGAGAGCGGCTTTGTCGAGGATACCATCAAGGCCATCGGCGGCCGCGCCATCCAGGCCTTCCATACGGAAGGCGCGGGCGGTGGCCATGCGCCGGATGTCCTGCGTGTGGTCGGGGAGCCGAACTTCCTGCCCAGTTCCACCAACCCCACCATGCCCTACACGGTGAATACCGTGGATGAGCATCTCGACATGCTGATGGTCTGCCACCACCTCGACCCCCGCATCGCCGAGGATGTGGCCTTCGCGGAGAGCCGCATCCGCAAGGAGACCATCGCGTCGGAGGATATCCTGCACGACCTCGGTGCCATCTCCATGATGTCCTCTGACAGCCAGGCAATGGGGCGGGTGGGCGAGGTCATCATCCGCACCTGGCAGACCGCGCATAAGATGAAGGTGCAGCGCGGGCGCCTGAGCGGCGAGACGGGCGGGAACGACAATCTGCGCATCCGCCGCTACATCGCCAAATACACCATCAACCCCGCCATCGCGCAGGGCGTCAGCGCGCATATCGGCAGCGTGGAAGCCGGCAAGCTGGCGGATCTCGTGATGTGGTCGCCCGCCTTCTTCGGCGTGAAGCCGGAGATGGTGCTGAAATGCGGCAGCATCGCCATGGCGCCGATGGGCGACCCCAATGCCTCCATCCCCACGCCGCAGCCCGTGCATTACCGCCCGATGTTCGCGGGCTATGGCCGGGCGATGCAGGCCAGCAGCGTCACCTTCGTCTCCGCCGCCGCGCTGGAGACGGATCTGGCCGGGCGGCTCGGGCTCAACCGGACACTGCTGCCGGTGGCGAATACGCGCGGGATCGGCAAGCGCGACATGATCCTCAACGGCGCCTTGCCAAGGATCGAGATCGACCCGGAGACCTACGAGGTCCGCGCCGATGGCGAATTGCTGATCTGCGAGCCGGCGGCAGTCCTGCCGATGGCACAGCGCTACTTCCTGTTCTGA
- a CDS encoding succinate dehydrogenase assembly factor 4, which translates to MTKPEQEAATPASPNPAETATQPEAPKPAKPAPMPPEIGGPAGPEPTRFGDWERKGRVSDF; encoded by the coding sequence ATGACGAAGCCTGAACAAGAGGCCGCCACGCCGGCCAGCCCGAACCCCGCCGAGACGGCGACCCAGCCTGAGGCGCCGAAACCCGCGAAGCCCGCCCCGATGCCGCCGGAGATCGGCGGCCCGGCGGGGCCGGAACCGACCCGCTTCGGGGACTGGGAACGTAAGGGACGCGTCAGCGATTTCTGA